In Streptomyces canus, one DNA window encodes the following:
- a CDS encoding transporter → MTPDITPVVVRLKLSLLRNGLRQSGGRRAAYIASAVAVLLFSALQLLGLIALRGDEHAASVVVPLVAVLAAGWAVMPLFFPGGDETLDPTRLVMLPLRPRPLVRALLVASLVGIGPVFTLCMLVGSVVSVAHGASAYVVSVIGVVLALLVCVALARAVAVANIRLLTSRKGRDLAVLSGLVIAIGAQAVNFGAQRLGSGGLGQLDGPAEVLKWIPPASAIGAVDSASEGSYGIAVLQLLLSAAALVGLLALWSRHLTRLMTSPDGSTLPAAQGAARERSSTGLARLLPAGRTGTVMERSLRYVWRDPKTKAAWVTSLAIGLIVPVFNALQGTGSIYFACFAAGMLGVQMYNQFGQDTSAFWMVAMTISSTRDAYVELRGRALALLVITLPYATLVTVLTTALIDDWPKLPEVLGVSFALLGAMLATGAWTSARFPYSIPQEGYKNVAPGQSGLAAAAVVGGMVSAALLCAPVIALTIWANLSADGDEWSWVLLPIGAVYGTAITLAGLRLAAPRTARQLPEILVAVSKG, encoded by the coding sequence ATGACCCCAGACATCACCCCGGTCGTCGTACGGCTGAAGCTGTCGCTGCTCAGGAACGGCCTGCGGCAGTCCGGCGGGCGGCGGGCCGCCTACATCGCCTCGGCCGTCGCCGTACTCCTCTTCTCCGCCCTTCAGCTGCTCGGCCTCATCGCCCTGCGCGGCGACGAGCACGCCGCCTCCGTCGTCGTCCCGCTGGTCGCCGTGCTGGCGGCCGGCTGGGCCGTGATGCCGCTGTTCTTCCCCGGCGGCGACGAGACCCTCGACCCCACCCGCCTGGTGATGCTGCCGCTGCGGCCCCGGCCCCTCGTACGGGCGCTGCTGGTGGCCTCGCTGGTCGGTATCGGGCCGGTGTTCACGCTCTGCATGCTCGTCGGGTCCGTCGTCTCGGTCGCGCACGGCGCGTCGGCGTACGTCGTCTCCGTGATCGGTGTCGTGCTCGCGCTGCTGGTCTGCGTGGCCCTCGCGCGGGCCGTCGCCGTGGCCAACATCCGGCTGCTGACCAGCCGCAAGGGCCGCGATCTGGCGGTGCTGAGCGGACTGGTCATCGCGATCGGCGCGCAGGCCGTGAACTTCGGTGCGCAGCGGCTCGGTTCGGGTGGGCTGGGGCAGCTGGACGGGCCTGCCGAGGTGCTGAAGTGGATCCCGCCCGCCTCGGCGATCGGGGCGGTCGACTCGGCGAGCGAGGGGTCGTACGGGATCGCTGTCCTCCAACTCCTTCTGTCCGCAGCAGCGTTGGTCGGTCTGCTCGCCCTCTGGTCCCGCCATCTGACCCGGTTGATGACCTCCCCCGACGGCTCCACCCTCCCCGCCGCCCAGGGGGCCGCCCGTGAGCGGAGCTCGACGGGGCTCGCCCGGCTGCTGCCGGCCGGCCGCACGGGCACCGTCATGGAACGCAGCCTGCGCTATGTGTGGCGCGACCCCAAGACCAAGGCCGCGTGGGTGACTTCGCTGGCCATCGGGCTGATCGTGCCGGTGTTCAACGCGCTGCAGGGCACGGGGTCCATCTACTTCGCGTGCTTCGCCGCGGGAATGCTCGGCGTGCAGATGTACAACCAGTTCGGGCAGGACACCTCCGCGTTCTGGATGGTCGCGATGACCATCTCCTCGACGCGGGACGCCTACGTCGAACTGCGGGGGCGTGCGCTGGCGTTGCTGGTGATCACATTGCCGTACGCCACCCTCGTCACAGTACTGACGACCGCGCTCATCGACGACTGGCCGAAGCTGCCCGAGGTGCTCGGCGTGTCCTTCGCTCTGCTCGGGGCGATGCTGGCGACCGGGGCGTGGACGTCGGCGCGCTTTCCCTACTCGATTCCGCAGGAGGGCTACAAGAACGTGGCCCCGGGACAGTCCGGCCTCGCCGCTGCCGCCGTCGTCGGAGGGATGGTCTCGGCCGCCCTGCTGTGCGCTCCCGTGATCGCCTTGACGATCTGGGCCAACCTCAGCGCGGACGGCGACGAGTGGAGCTGGGTCCTGCTGCCGATCGGCGCGGTGTACGGCACCGCGATCACGCTGGCGGGACTACGACTGGCAGCCCCACGAACCGCCCGCCAACTCCCGGAGATCCTGGTGGCG
- a CDS encoding ABC transporter ATP-binding protein: MTSAVSVRGLWKRFGQQVAVAGIDLELPAGKFIGLVGPNGAGKTTTLSMVTGLLRPDQGSVEIVGQDVWQDPVNVKARIGVLPEGLRLFERLSGRELLAYSGRLRGLPGAEVDRRTAQLLDVLDLAGAQHKLVVDYSTGMRKKIGLAAALLHNPEVLFLDEPFEGVDPVSAQTIRGVLERYTASGATVVFSSHVMELVESLCDWVAVMAAGRIRAHGTLDEVRGGAPSLQRAFLELVGAQGQDTGANLDWLGGGAR; encoded by the coding sequence ATGACGTCGGCTGTGAGTGTGCGTGGGCTCTGGAAGCGGTTCGGGCAGCAGGTTGCTGTCGCCGGGATTGATCTCGAACTGCCTGCTGGGAAGTTCATCGGGCTTGTCGGGCCCAACGGGGCCGGGAAGACCACCACTCTCTCCATGGTCACCGGGCTGCTCCGCCCCGATCAGGGGTCCGTCGAGATCGTCGGGCAGGACGTGTGGCAGGACCCGGTGAACGTCAAGGCACGGATCGGCGTCCTGCCCGAGGGGTTGCGACTGTTCGAGCGGCTGTCGGGTCGTGAACTGCTCGCCTATTCCGGCCGGTTGCGGGGGCTGCCCGGGGCCGAGGTCGACCGGCGGACCGCTCAGCTGCTCGACGTGCTCGATCTGGCCGGGGCCCAGCACAAACTGGTCGTCGACTACTCGACCGGGATGCGGAAGAAGATCGGGCTCGCGGCGGCCCTGCTCCACAACCCCGAAGTGCTGTTTCTCGACGAGCCGTTCGAGGGCGTCGACCCCGTCTCCGCACAGACCATCCGGGGCGTGCTGGAGCGCTACACGGCCTCCGGCGCCACCGTCGTCTTCTCCTCGCATGTGATGGAGCTCGTGGAGTCCCTGTGCGACTGGGTGGCCGTCATGGCCGCCGGGCGCATCCGCGCCCACGGGACGCTCGACGAGGTGCGGGGCGGCGCGCCCTCACTGCAACGGGCGTTCCTCGAACTGGTCGGCGCCCAGGGGCAGGACACCGGCGCGAACCTCGACTGGCTGGGCGGCGGGGCCCGATGA
- a CDS encoding bifunctional DNA primase/polymerase, translating into MLSVEETIAGTEAAQIPKQRGESLLETAVRYAEERHWDVFPGTWLEAVDGVQRCSCGDAACAAPGAHPSREDWATQATGSATVARRMWQKQPTASILLPTGRTFDAISVPETAGFLALARMERMESTLGPVTLTPDRRMHFFVLPGASVKVPELVRKLGWTPSSLDLIALGEGSYVAGPPTRYGSSGAVQWACRPTPANRWLPDAEELISPLAYACGRDR; encoded by the coding sequence GTGCTGAGCGTGGAAGAGACGATCGCGGGCACCGAAGCCGCTCAGATTCCGAAGCAGCGCGGGGAATCGCTGCTGGAGACAGCCGTTCGATACGCCGAGGAGCGCCACTGGGACGTCTTCCCCGGCACCTGGCTGGAAGCCGTCGACGGGGTGCAGCGGTGTTCCTGCGGTGACGCCGCGTGCGCCGCGCCGGGGGCGCATCCCTCTCGGGAGGACTGGGCGACGCAGGCCACCGGCAGTGCGACGGTCGCGCGCCGGATGTGGCAGAAGCAGCCGACGGCCTCGATTCTGTTGCCGACCGGCCGGACGTTCGACGCGATCTCCGTTCCGGAGACGGCGGGGTTTCTGGCGCTGGCCCGCATGGAGCGGATGGAGTCGACGCTGGGACCCGTGACGTTGACGCCCGATCGCCGGATGCACTTCTTCGTGTTGCCGGGGGCGTCGGTGAAGGTGCCGGAGCTGGTGCGGAAGCTCGGCTGGACTCCCTCGTCGCTCGATCTGATCGCGCTGGGGGAAGGGTCGTACGTCGCCGGTCCCCCCACTCGGTACGGGTCCTCCGGTGCCGTTCAGTGGGCCTGCCGTCCGACACCTGCGAACCGTTGGCTTCCGGATGCCGAGGAGTTGATCTCCCCGCTCGCCTACGCCTGCGGTCGGGACAGGTGA
- a CDS encoding transcriptional regulator, producing MAARPLVARQPNERLQALIQEAGCSNAGLARRVNMCGAEHGLDLRYDKTSVARWLRGQQPRGRAPAIIAEALGRKLGRTVTIDEIGMANGKNLASGVGLQFSPTVLGAIEQVCELWRSDVGRRDFLSGSSVAASALVEPSRDWLISSPDSQVARQAGPRVGQSDVAAVRAMTQALVDLDHQYGSGHVRPVVVHYLNSVVSGLLAGSYREAIGRELFAAVARLTELAGYMAIDTGQPGLAQRYYIQALRLAQAAGDRGYGGYVLAASMSHLAAQLGNPREIAQLARAAQEGARGRVTPRAEAMFYAAEARGHALMGDARATQVASGRAVHALEAADPSSGDDPAWIAHFDEAYLADELAHCHRDLGQAEAAARCAQESLDGLPENKARRRAIGLVLLASAQVQQREIEQACNTGLKAVELLETVRSNRGAEYLDDFQQRLEPFRDEAVVREFGARLDLQAAA from the coding sequence ATGGCCGCAAGGCCTCTCGTCGCGCGGCAGCCGAACGAACGGCTGCAGGCGCTCATCCAGGAGGCGGGGTGCTCGAACGCCGGGCTCGCCCGCCGGGTCAACATGTGCGGCGCCGAGCACGGCCTCGACCTGCGCTACGACAAGACGTCCGTGGCCCGCTGGCTGCGCGGACAGCAGCCGCGGGGCAGGGCGCCCGCGATCATCGCGGAGGCCCTCGGGCGCAAACTCGGCCGTACCGTCACGATCGACGAGATCGGCATGGCCAACGGCAAGAACCTCGCCTCCGGCGTCGGGTTGCAGTTCTCGCCGACGGTCCTGGGCGCCATCGAGCAGGTGTGTGAGCTGTGGCGCAGTGACGTGGGCCGCCGGGACTTCCTGTCCGGGTCCTCGGTCGCCGCGTCCGCGTTGGTCGAGCCGAGCCGCGACTGGCTGATCTCCTCGCCCGACTCGCAGGTGGCGCGCCAGGCGGGCCCGCGCGTGGGGCAGTCCGACGTGGCGGCGGTGCGCGCGATGACGCAGGCGCTCGTCGACCTCGACCACCAGTACGGCAGCGGGCATGTGCGCCCGGTCGTCGTGCACTACCTCAACAGCGTGGTCTCCGGGCTGCTCGCGGGGTCGTACCGGGAGGCGATCGGGCGTGAACTGTTCGCCGCCGTCGCCCGGTTGACGGAGCTCGCCGGATACATGGCGATCGACACCGGGCAACCGGGCCTGGCCCAGCGGTACTACATCCAGGCGCTGCGGCTCGCGCAGGCGGCGGGCGACCGCGGATACGGCGGCTATGTGCTCGCCGCGTCCATGAGCCACCTCGCCGCGCAGCTCGGGAACCCGCGCGAGATCGCCCAGTTGGCGCGGGCGGCGCAGGAGGGGGCGCGGGGTCGGGTGACACCGCGCGCAGAGGCGATGTTCTACGCGGCGGAGGCCCGCGGGCACGCACTCATGGGCGACGCGCGGGCCACCCAGGTGGCGTCCGGACGGGCCGTGCACGCGCTGGAGGCGGCGGACCCCTCCTCGGGCGACGATCCCGCCTGGATCGCGCACTTCGACGAGGCCTATCTGGCCGACGAGTTGGCCCACTGCCACCGCGACCTCGGTCAGGCCGAGGCGGCGGCGCGGTGCGCGCAGGAGTCCCTGGACGGGCTTCCCGAGAACAAGGCGCGTCGGCGGGCCATCGGTCTGGTCCTGCTCGCCTCCGCGCAGGTGCAGCAGCGCGAGATCGAACAGGCCTGCAACACCGGCCTGAAAGCGGTCGAGTTGCTGGAGACCGTGCGCTCCAACCGGGGCGCGGAGTACCTCGACGACTTCCAGCAGCGCCTGGAGCCGTTCCGGGACGAGGCCGTCGTCAGGGAGTTCGGGGCCCGGCTGGACCTTCAGGCGGCCGCGTAA
- a CDS encoding ABC transporter substrate-binding protein produces MTGRRRIRSTFLPQHHRPVRATALAAGALVACASLAAGCGVVPGTTGGSGDGPIKVMTWAPSDTKATNKPGMPAFAQAYARWINSKGGINGRKLTVLTCNDHNDGVSAAKCARRAVKENVVAVVGSYSQYADSFFPPLEGAGIPYIGGYGVTNAEFTSPLSYPVNGGQPTLLAGLGKALATACGNVTLVRPDTIAGDELPVLLDSGLATGGHRAAGDVRAADDASEYSAQSTKALDGSTSGAPAAGSKQGCVVPALGDRTSTFMDSFRRARADYPQVRTAMAMGSVDQTVIDASGGASGPYEGSYITGWYPVESDARWAAMKKVISEEAFGDNRIDSADAGVQTTWIAYTVFKKAVESLGSGEVSAGSIRATLNNGLKIPTGGLTPTLRWTTRDTWSSTDDLASVGFPRMVNAHVTLQVVRQGQLVAARKGFTDVTRTLQNADVN; encoded by the coding sequence ATGACCGGCAGGCGACGCATCCGCAGCACCTTCCTCCCCCAGCACCACCGGCCCGTCAGAGCCACCGCCCTCGCGGCGGGGGCGCTGGTGGCGTGTGCTTCCCTCGCCGCCGGTTGCGGGGTCGTCCCCGGTACCACGGGGGGTTCCGGGGACGGCCCGATCAAGGTCATGACCTGGGCCCCGTCGGACACCAAGGCGACCAACAAGCCCGGCATGCCCGCCTTCGCCCAGGCGTACGCCCGCTGGATCAACTCCAAGGGCGGCATCAACGGCCGTAAGCTCACCGTCCTGACCTGCAACGACCACAACGACGGGGTGTCCGCGGCGAAGTGCGCCCGGCGCGCGGTCAAGGAGAACGTCGTCGCGGTCGTCGGCTCCTACAGCCAATACGCCGACTCCTTCTTCCCGCCCCTCGAGGGCGCCGGCATCCCCTACATAGGCGGCTACGGCGTCACCAACGCCGAGTTCACCAGCCCGCTGTCCTACCCCGTCAACGGCGGCCAGCCCACCCTGCTGGCCGGCCTCGGCAAGGCGCTCGCCACAGCCTGCGGCAACGTCACCCTCGTACGGCCCGACACCATCGCGGGCGACGAGCTGCCCGTACTGCTGGACTCCGGGCTGGCCACCGGCGGACACCGGGCCGCGGGCGACGTGCGGGCCGCGGACGACGCCAGCGAGTACTCGGCGCAGTCCACGAAGGCGCTCGACGGCTCGACGTCCGGCGCCCCGGCTGCCGGCTCGAAGCAGGGGTGTGTGGTGCCCGCGCTCGGCGACCGCACCAGCACCTTCATGGACTCCTTCCGGCGCGCCCGCGCGGACTACCCGCAGGTGCGCACGGCCATGGCGATGGGCAGCGTCGACCAGACGGTGATCGACGCGTCAGGCGGGGCGTCGGGACCCTACGAGGGCTCGTACATCACCGGCTGGTACCCCGTGGAGAGCGATGCCCGCTGGGCCGCGATGAAGAAGGTCATCAGCGAGGAGGCCTTCGGCGACAACCGCATCGACTCGGCGGACGCGGGGGTGCAGACCACCTGGATCGCCTACACGGTGTTCAAGAAGGCCGTCGAGTCGCTCGGCAGCGGCGAGGTGTCCGCCGGCAGCATCCGCGCCACTCTCAACAACGGGCTCAAGATCCCGACCGGCGGTCTGACACCGACGCTGCGGTGGACCACCCGGGACACCTGGAGCTCCACCGACGACCTCGCCTCGGTGGGCTTCCCGCGCATGGTCAACGCCCATGTGACGCTCCAGGTGGTGCGCCAGGGCCAGCTCGTGGCGGCCCGCAAGGGCTTCACCGACGTGACGAGGACCCTCCAGAACGCGGACGTCAACTGA
- a CDS encoding SCO4402 family protein has protein sequence MTVQGSENSSRRGRRSSTMGGMPLNDMPWWRWRSNVRSALHMLSDPGFQQNVWLAGVEGYGDVTDAVYRLVEDTWLDNWSAEKYVGTIFRDSQEAALVDTAVLRVLRIMHQVGPDAPVSVYMENPGWPDAVRAARDAHVRMATADGEDPDGPPRTLEVLQIMTRSA, from the coding sequence GTGACCGTGCAAGGTTCGGAGAACTCTTCCCGTCGCGGCCGTCGCTCCTCCACCATGGGCGGCATGCCACTGAACGACATGCCGTGGTGGCGCTGGCGCAGCAATGTGCGCTCCGCGCTGCACATGCTCTCCGACCCGGGGTTCCAGCAGAACGTCTGGCTGGCCGGCGTCGAGGGGTACGGGGACGTCACCGACGCCGTGTACCGCCTCGTCGAGGACACCTGGCTCGACAACTGGTCCGCCGAGAAGTACGTGGGCACGATCTTCCGGGACTCCCAGGAGGCGGCCCTCGTCGACACCGCCGTCCTGCGGGTGCTGCGGATCATGCACCAGGTCGGTCCCGACGCCCCCGTCTCCGTGTACATGGAGAACCCGGGGTGGCCGGACGCGGTGCGGGCGGCGCGGGACGCGCACGTGCGCATGGCGACGGCCGACGGGGAGGACCCGGACGGGCCGCCGCGCACGCTCGAGGTGCTGCAGATCATGACCCGGTCCGCGTGA
- the purU gene encoding formyltetrahydrofolate deformylase, with translation MNEQSTPADQYVLTLSCPDKQGIVHAVSSYLFMTGCNIEDSQQFGDHDTGLFFMRVHFSAEAPVRVDKLRASFAAIGDSFDMDWQINRVEDRMRVVLMVSKFGHCLNDLLFRARIGALPVEIVAVVSNHTDFAELVGSYNIPFHHIPVTRENKAEAEARLLELVREQDVELVVLARYMQVLSDDLCKQLSGKIINIHHSFLPSFKGAKPYHQAHARGVKLIGATAHYVTADLDEGPIIEQEVERVGHGVTPDQLVAIGRDVECQALARAVKWHAERRILLNGRRTVVFA, from the coding sequence ATGAACGAGCAGTCCACCCCGGCCGACCAGTACGTCCTGACCCTGTCCTGCCCCGACAAGCAGGGCATCGTGCACGCCGTGTCGAGCTATCTCTTCATGACCGGCTGCAACATCGAGGACAGTCAGCAGTTCGGCGACCACGACACGGGTCTGTTCTTCATGCGCGTCCACTTCTCGGCGGAGGCGCCGGTGAGGGTGGACAAGCTGCGGGCGTCGTTCGCCGCGATCGGTGACTCCTTCGACATGGACTGGCAGATCAACCGGGTCGAGGACCGGATGCGGGTCGTGCTGATGGTCAGCAAGTTCGGGCACTGCCTGAACGACCTGCTCTTCCGTGCGCGCATAGGTGCGCTGCCGGTGGAGATCGTCGCGGTGGTGTCCAACCACACCGACTTCGCCGAGCTCGTGGGGTCCTACAACATTCCCTTCCACCACATTCCGGTGACGCGGGAGAACAAGGCCGAAGCGGAGGCGCGGCTGCTGGAGCTGGTGCGCGAGCAGGACGTCGAACTCGTCGTGCTCGCCCGGTACATGCAGGTGCTGTCCGACGATCTCTGCAAGCAGCTCAGCGGCAAGATCATCAACATCCACCACTCGTTCCTGCCGAGCTTCAAGGGCGCGAAGCCGTATCACCAGGCTCATGCGCGGGGGGTCAAGCTGATCGGGGCGACGGCGCACTATGTGACCGCGGACCTCGACGAGGGGCCGATCATCGAGCAGGAGGTCGAGCGGGTGGGGCACGGCGTGACGCCGGACCAACTCGTGGCGATCGGGCGGGACGTGGAGTGCCAGGCGCTGGCGCGGGCCGTGAAGTGGCACGCCGAGCGCCGGATTCTGCTGAACGGGCGGCGGACGGTCGTGTTCGCCTAG